A genomic region of Zygotorulaspora mrakii chromosome 7, complete sequence contains the following coding sequences:
- a CDS encoding uncharacterized protein (similar to Saccharomyces cerevisiae YHR140W; ancestral locus Anc_2.97) yields the protein MVGATWQSLLCNVVSVVTSSWGLFKCTKVVLPPSLSQAGHKQFLTNIAVAFTIVNNVANIANHLVQRLAKDAQLKRRWYNISRHVTLPIAMVLESIVATVYWPLRLFALQFIMQDVAKGRAPIPYKVDIAIHLLPLVFQLYDHYLSGYGSRFKLSYKHSWLIITSFGLFYNRYLHFLIVPNTIQSYPYPFLNVDEPLRSVIFVVVTSASCLFYALYQSFTPKAQPLTKRE from the coding sequence ATGGTTGGTGCTACGTGGCAGTCGTTACTGTGTAACGTCGTTTCGGTGGTGACTTCAAGTTGGGGCCTTTTCAAGTGCACCAAGGTGGTTCTGCCGCCCAGTCTTAGTCAGGCCGGTCACAAGCAGTTTTTGACCAACATAGCGGTAGCGTTCACCATTGTTAATAATGTGGCCAACATTGCAAACCACCTTGTCCAAAGGCTAGCTAAAGATGCGCagctgaaaagaagatgGTATAACATCAGTCGTCACGTGACCCTGCCAATAGCGATGGTTCTTGAATCTATCGTAGCAACCGTCTACTGGCCATTGAGATTGTTTGCACTGCAATTCATCATGCAGGATGTTGCCAAGGGCAGAGCACCAATTCCTTACAAAGTTGACATCGCAATTCATCTTCTGCCGCTGGTCTTTCAACTGTACGATCACTATTTGTCTGGCTACGGCTCGAGATTCAAACTTTCGTATAAACATTCGTGGCTTATCATTACGAGTTTTGGGCTCTTTTACAATAGatatcttcattttttgatcgTCCCAAACACCATCCAAAGCTATCCGTACccttttttgaatgtgGATGAGCCCCTGAGGTCGGTTATTTTTGTGGTGGTTACTTCAGCTTCATGTCTCTTCTACGCGTTGTACCAGAGCTTCACTCCCAAGGCCCAGCCGCTGACCAAGAGAGAGTAG
- the RIA1 gene encoding GTPase RIA1 (similar to Saccharomyces cerevisiae RIA1 (YNL163C); ancestral locus Anc_2.92) produces MSRVDSSQFSRLQSDPSCIRNICIVAHVDHGKTSLSDSLLASNGIISQRLAGKIRYLDSRPDEQLRGITMESSAISLYFRILRKQEGSADSLVNEHLINLIDSPGHIDFSSEVSAASKLCDGAVVLVDVVEGVCSQTVTVLRQCWIEKLKPILVLNKIDRLFTELQLTAQEAHIHLSKVIEQANSVIGSFFAGQRQLDDYSWREQLEQNASAEYVEKDDSDIYFDPSQNNVVFASAIDGWGFNISQLAKFYEQKLGAKRENLQKVLWGDFFMDPKTKKIINKKGLKNRSLKPLFVSLIMENIWKIYESVTISKNSESVEKIIKALNIDVPARDLRTKDEKQLLRRIMGQWLPVSTAVLLTVIEKLPSPKQSQKERLDTIIAGAPGAESIDTELMDSMRSCDNDGPVSAYISKMISIPREELPLPLSENHLHADLIERSRKARNLASKAAKHAETLERLNKIRSTNNQDVNKEQEETDLYQRAKETVATPELEVLEVKNHNQQMLSHTLNEAYLDSDFNNAETDHDEGLVPQFTPSLDPNDPLASMFEYEEEDPFEQTPIVTEEELADDLFDESDEVLVGFARVYSGMLRKGQEITVLGPKYDPKMPTDNVQTATITDLYMFMGRELVPLEVCPPGNIVGIRGLAGKILKNGTLIEKGVHGVNLAGIPFQTTPIVRVAVESTNPVEMSRLSRGLKLLNQADPCVETYVEDSGEHILCTAGELHLERCLKDLRERFAGIEITSSEPAIPYRETFLDTPDMNPPKHSELGRGSCELVLGPYKISIQTIPLPDSITQFLITHESEIRSFSSVKNAVDTKDVRLSFMRKFEKICSNSELTGRMNLCVSDIASLGPKRSGPNIISSQNNLLGSLSTCSSPTWEYSDSLLNGFQLAVSEGPLSKEPVQGMFVLVQSIKEMTEQELDEIENPQHQKNVLDISGRLITSFRDCVHESFLDWSPRMMWAMYSCDIQTSVEVLGKVYAVVQQRRGKIVSEEMKEGTPFFQIEAHVPVIEAFGFSEDIRKRTSGSAQPQLVFAGFECIDMDPFWVPTTEEELEELGDTADKENIARKHMNAVRRRKGLFINEKVIQNAEKQRTLKKN; encoded by the coding sequence ATGTCAAGAGTAGACTCCAGTCAGTTTTCGCGTTTACAGAGTGATCCTTCTTGTATAAGAAACATATGCATTGTGGCTCACGTCGATCACGGTAAGACTTCTCTATCGGATTCGCTACTGGCTTCAAATGGGATTATATCCCAAAGGCTAGCGGGAAAGATTCGGTATTTAGATTCAAGGCCAGATGAACAACTACGTGGAATTACCATGGAATCATCAGCTATCTCATTGTATTTCAGAATCCTTAGAAAGCAGGAAGGTTCTGCAGATTCTTTAGTAAATGAACATTTGATAAATCTAATAGATTCGCCAGGCCATatagatttttcaagtgAAGTAAGCGCCGCTTCAAAATTATGTGATGGTGCAGTTGTTCTAGttgatgttgttgaagGCGTTTGTTCTCAAACTGTCACTGTTTTAAGACAATGCTGGATTGAGAAGCTTAAGCCAATTTTAGTACTGAACAAAATAGATAGATTATTCACCGAATTACAACTTACAGCGCAAGAAGCTCATATACATTTATCAAAGGTCATTGAGCAAGCAAATTCCGTTATTGGCTCTTTTTTCGCGGGTCAAAGACAGTTGGACGACTATTCATGGAGAGAACAATTAGAACAAAACGCTAGTGCAGAGTACGTTGAAAAGGATGATTCAgatatttattttgatcCCTCTCAAAACAATGTTGTCTTCGCATCTGCTATCGATGGTTGGGGGTTTAACATAAGTCAATTGGCCAAATTTTATGAACAAAAGCTTGGGGCTAAGAGAGAAAACTTACAAAAAGTCCTTTGGggagattttttcatggaCCCTAAAACCAAGAAGATTATCAATAAAAAAGGTTTGAAGAATCGATCGTTAAAAcctctttttgtttcattgATTATGGagaatatttggaaaatttacGAAAGTGTAACGATATCAAAGAATAGTGAATCCGTAGAAAAGATTATCAAAGCATTAAACATAGATGTTCCAGCTCGTGATTTGAGAACTAAAGATGAGAAGCAACTCCTAAGGAGAATCATGGGCCAGTGGCTCCCTGTCAGCACGGCAGTATTATTAACTgtgattgaaaaattaccTTCCCCCAAACAGTCGCAGAAAGAAAGACTGGATACAATTATTGCTGGAGCTCCTGGTGCCGAAAGTATAGATACTGAGCTGATGGATTCTATGAGAAGTTGCGATAATGATGGTCCAGTTAGCGCCTAtatctcaaaaatgatttctATTCCAAGGGAAGAGCTACCTTTACCACTCTCTGAAAATCACTTGCATGCTGACCTTATAGAAAGAAGTCGAAAGGCGAGGAATTTGGCATCGAAGGCAGCCAAACATGCAGAGACGTTGGAAAGACTAAACAAAATCAGATCAACGAATAATCAAGATGTTAACAAAGAACAGGAGGAAACTGatctttatcaaagagcGAAAGAGACAGTCGCTACTCCAGAACTAGAGGTACTTGAAGTTAAGAACCACAATCAGCAAATGTTATCGCACACTTTAAATGAGGCATATCTTGATTCGGATTTTAATAATGCTGAAACAGATCATGATGAAGGTTTGGTGCCTCAATTTACTCCTTCGCTAGATCCAAATGACCCACTAGCATCCATGTTTGAGtatgaagaggaagatcCTTTCGAACAAACGCCGATAGTAACAGAGGAAGAGCTCGCAGACGATTTATTTGACGAAAGTGACGAAGTATTAGTTGGGTTTGCAAGAGTTTATAGTGGTATGTTGAGAAAAGGGCAAGAAATCACAGTTTTAGGACCAAAATATGATCCAAAAATGCCGACAGATAACGTACAAACGGCTACCATAACTGACTTGTATATGTTTATGGGTAGGGAGCTGGTGCCACTCGAGGTCTGCCCACCTGGTAATATCGTGGGCATTCGTGGTTTAGCGGgcaaaatattgaaaaatggtactCTTATTGAGAAAGGTGTTCATGGGGTCAACTTAGCTGGTATACCATTTCAGACGACTCCAATTGTTCGTGTAGCGGTCGAATCAACCAATCCAGTGGAAATGAGCCGGTTATCAAGAGGTTTAAAGCTCCTGAACCAAGCTGATCCCTGTGTCGAGACCTACGTGGAAGATAGCGGTGAACATATCTTATGTACCGCGGGGGAACTTCATCTCGAAAGGTGTTTAAAGGATTTAAGAGAGAGATTCGCCGGTATTGAGATAACGAGTTCAGAACCAGCAATCCCATATCGTGAGACGTTTTTGGACACTCCCGACATGAATCCACCAAAGCACTCTGAATTAGGTAGAGGTTCTTGCGAGTTAGTTCTCGGGCCCTATAAGATATCTATTCAAACGATACCTTTACCAGATTCCATTACccaatttttgataacCCACGAAAGTGAGATCAGATCGTTTTCAAGTGTAAAGAACGCAGTGGATACAAAAGATGTTCGCTTATCCTTCATGCggaaatttgaaaaaatttgttcgAATTCTGAACTCACTGGTCGAATGAATTTATGTGTGTCAGATATAGCATCTCTTGGACCAAAAAGGTCTGGCCCCAATATAATTTCATCTCAGAATAATTTGTTAGGGTCGCTATCGACTTGTAGCTCACCTACATGGGAGTATTCGGATTCTTTACTAAATGGTTTTCAACTTGCAGTTAGTGAAGGGCCCCTGTCGAAGGAGCCAGTACAAGGCATGTTTGTTTTAGTGCAAAGTatcaaagagatgactGAACAAGAACTGgacgaaattgaaaatcCGCAACACCAAAAGAATGTTTTAGATATATCAGGAAGACTGATAACTTCATTCAGAGACTGTGTCCATGAGAGTTTCTTAGATTGGTCGCCAAGAATGATGTGGGCAATGTATTCATGCGACATCCAAACTTCTGTAGAAGTTCTAGGGAAAGTTTACGCGGTGGTACAACAAAGACGTGGTAAGATTGTTTCAGAAGAGATGAAAGAAGGCACCCCCTTTTTCCAGATAGAAGCCCATGTTCCCGTGATTGAAGCTTTCGGCTTCAGTGAAGACATTCGAAAGAGGACTTCCGGCTCTGCCCAACCTCAATTAGTATTCGCAGGATTCGAATGTATCGACATGGATCCATTTTGGGTTCCGACGACGGAAGAAGAACTGGAGGAATTAGGTGACACAGCGGACAAAGAAAACATCGCACGCAAACACATGAACGCTGTTAGAAGGCGTAAAGGTCTATTCATTAATGAAAAGGTTATTCAAAATGCTGAGAAACAAAGAacgttgaagaagaactaG
- a CDS encoding uncharacterized protein (similar to Saccharomyces cerevisiae YNL162W-A; ancestral locus Anc_2.93) yields MSDRKCEAELNDATTAVCPDCTTNLKKCLIQQNYAVVICPNLDCGYPFNQTQAINNIVYVKEKEIIEVAKSRLADK; encoded by the coding sequence ATGTCTGATAGGAAGTGTGAAGCGGAGCTAAACGATGCAACAACAGCGGTTTGTCCAGATTGCACAAcgaatttaaaaaaatgcttaATACAGCAAAACTATGCAGTGGTAATATGCCCGAATCTTGATTGTGGATATCCGTTTAATCAAACTCAGGCGATTAACAATATTGTATAtgtaaaagaaaaggaaattaTCGAAGTCGCCAAGAGCCGGTTAGCAGATAAATGA
- the CBK1 gene encoding serine/threonine protein kinase CBK1 (similar to Saccharomyces cerevisiae CBK1 (YNL161W); ancestral locus Anc_2.96), whose translation MFSGSSHYGSPTNGQEYYQNQQLQQHQQQQQQQHQQQQQQQQQQQADRTMRQPVPKPPVTSFSKNYMRQQNSQPSLHGQPQNEAIGSMLSGGFTDVPSLNYPATPENSSNHGTPNQFTNTPPPSVSGLYMHNNNSRSQIQNGTGISSPYQIQQQQQSQFSPSQYSAESDYSQNAVNHSGSSSPLRHPQQMNMYGSSPVRSIRNQHVVQSQQSPGQAQAHLQAQAQAQAQAQAQAQAQAQAQAQAQAQAQAQAQAQAQAQAQAQAQAQAQAQAQAQAQAQAQAQAQAQAQAQAQAQAQAQAQAQAQAQAQAQAQAQAQAQAQAQAQAQAQSEIQAQQQQISPTHHSNYMYFERRPDLLTKTTQDKAAAIKLKVENFYQTSVKYAIERNQRRVELESELTLQDWSDERKNRELSSLGKKESQFLRLRRTRLSLDDFHTVKVIGKGAFGEVRLVQKKDTGKIYAMKTLLKSEMYKKDQLAHVKAERDVLAGSDSPWVVSLYYSFQDTQYLYLIMEFLPGGDLMTMLIRWQLFTEDVTRFYMAECILAIEAIHKQGFIHRDIKPDNILIDIRGHIKLSDFGLSTGFHKTHDSNYYKKLLQQDEENSKPGTRPEDPINNTNGKKNSNRQTMFVDAIHLTMSNRQQIQTWRKSRRLMAYSTVGTPDYIAPEIFLYQGYGQECDWWSLGAIMYECLIGWPPFCSETPQETYRKIMNFEQTLQFPDDIHISYEAEDLIRRLLTHSDQRLGRHGGADEIKSHPFFRGVDWNTIRQVEAPYIPKLSSITDTRFFPTDELENVPDSPAMAQAAKQREQMIKQGVNTNNNGSAPVKEDLPFIGYTYSRFDYLTRKNAL comes from the coding sequence ATGTTTTCGGGTAGCAGTCATTATGGATCACCTACAAATGGTCAGGAATACTACCAGAATCAACAGCTGcaacaacatcaacagcaacaacagcaacaacatcaacagcaacaacagcaacaacaacaacaacaagcTGATAGGACCATGCGCCAGCCGGTGCCGAAGCCACCGGTAACTTCATTCAGTAAGAATTATATGAGGCAACAGAACTCTCAACCTTCGCTGCATGGTCAACCACAGAATGAAGCCATTGGATCGATGCTTTCTGGTGGATTTACAGACGTTCCCTCCTTGAACTATCCAGCAACACCAGAAAATAGCAGCAATCATGGCACACCTAATCAATTTACAAATACACCTCCCCCTTCGGTTTCGGGTCTTTACATGCACAATAATAATTCTCGTAGCCAGATTCAAAATGGTACAGGAATAAGTTCACCTTATCAAAttcagcaacaacaacagtCGCAGTTTTCACCTAGTCAATATTCTGCAGAATCTGATTATAGTCAAAATGCAGTTAATCATAGTGGATCCAGTAGTCCTTTGCGTCACCCGCAACAGATGAATATGTATGGTTCTAGCCCTGTTAGAAGTATCAGAAATCAGCACGTAGTCCAGTCACAACAGTCTCCGGGTCAAGCCCAGGCACACCTTCAAGCacaagcccaagcccaagcccaagcccaagcccaagcccaagcccaagcccaagcccaagcccaagcccaagcccaagcccaagcccaagcccaagcccaagcccaagcccaagcccaagcccaagcccaagcccaagcccaagcccaagcccaagcccaagcccaagcccaagcccaagcccaagcccaagcccaagcccaagcccaagcccaagcccaagcccaagcccaagcccaagcccaagcccaagcccaagcccaagcacaagcacaagcccaagcacaagcacaagcccaagcacaagcacaagcccaagcccagTCTGAAATCCAAgcacagcagcaacagatATCTCCTACACATCATTCTAATTATATGTATTTTGAGAGGAGACCAGATCTGCTTACGAAAACTACACAGGACAAAGCTGCTGCGATAAAGCTAAAAgtcgaaaatttttatcaaacgTCTGTTAAATACGCcattgaaagaaatcaaagacgTGTTGAATTAGAATCCGAGCTTACGCTACAGGACTGGTCTGatgaaaggaaaaatagAGAATTGAGCTCTTTGggtaaaaaagaatctcaaTTTTTAAGATTAAGAAGGACGAGGCTATCCCTAGACGATTTTCATACCGTTAAAGTTATTGGTAAAGGTGCCTTTGGTGAAGTAAGACTGgttcaaaagaaagatacTGGTAAAATCTATGCCATGAAAACATTACTGAAGTCCGAGATGTACAAGAAAGATCAGCTTGCTCATGTAAAAGCTGAAAGAGATGTTTTAGCTGGCAGTGATTCTCCTTGGGTCGTCTCATTATATTATTCCTTTCAAGATACCCAATATCTTTATCTAATTATGGAATTTTTACCTGGTGGAGATCTCATGACAATGCTAATCAGATGGCAACTTTTTACAGAAGATGTTACAAGGTTTTATATGGCGGAATGTATTCTTGCCATCGAAGCTATTCATAAACAAGGATTTATTCATAGAGATATCAAACCAGATAATATTCTCATTGACATAAGGGGGCACATAAAACTATCGGATTTTGGGCTTTCTACTGGTTTTCATAAGACGCATGACTCCAACTActataaaaaattgttacaacaagatgaagaaaatagcAAACCTGGAACTCGGCCTGAAGATCCTATCAACAATACTAATGGCAAAAAGAATAGTAATAGACAGACAATGTTTGTCGATGCCATCCATTTAACAATGTCGAATAGACAGCAAATTCAAACTTGGAGGAAGTCTCGTCGTTTGATGGCTTATTCAACAGTCGGTACCCCAGATTATATTGCGcctgaaatttttctctatcAAGGATATGGTCAAGAATGTGATTGGTGGTCTCTTGGTGCAATTATGTATGAATGTTTAATTGGATGGCCCCCATTTTGTTCAGAGACTCCGCAAGAAACTTATCGTAAGATAAtgaattttgaacaaaCATTACAATTCCCTGATGACATACACATATCATATGAAGCAGAAGATCTGATCAGGAGGTTACTAACTCATTCGGATCAAAGACTTGGTAGACATGGTGGGGCggatgaaatcaaaagcCACCCATTCTTCCGCGGTGTGGATTGGAATACAATAAGACAGGTCGAGGCGCCATATATCCCCAAACTAAGTTCGATCACAGATACAAGATTTTTCCCAACAGATGAGCTGGAGAATGTACCTGACTCACCAGCAATGGCTCAAGCCGCAAAGCAAAGAGAACAGATGATTAAACAAGGTGTCAATACAAACAACAATGGCAGTGCACCAGTAAAGGAGGATTTGCCATTCATTGGTTACACTTACTCAAGATTCGATTATTTGACAAGGAAAAATGCATTGTGA
- the CHS7 gene encoding Chs7p (similar to Saccharomyces cerevisiae CHS7 (YHR142W); ancestral locus Anc_2.94): MGFGDFARICQKTPLPLCSVVKSNTHMILPNSTVIDNFNPQNLTIGILPTCYARSIDVANTVIFGIGNAFVNIGAIVVILIILYNVRQKFTAIGRSEYLYFFQLSLLLTIFTLIVDTGASPPGSRSYPYFVSIQIGVASACCYTLLINGFLGFRLWEDGTMKSMLLIRGASVIGFIANFLAAIFTFKSWIARGSIHEMNTVGLFVMMYIINAIILGIYTICQLIISLFVVRNFWVTGAILLGVFFFVVGQIVVFAVSDLVCKSANHYIDGLFIGSICNLFTLMMVYKIWDMTTDDDLEFSVSVNKKGDVMYGENY, encoded by the coding sequence ATGGGCTTTGGAGACTTTGCAAGGATATGTCAGAAAACTCCATTGCCATTATGTTCTGTTGTCAAGTCAAATACTCATATGATTTTGCCAAACTCAACCGTGATTGATAATTTCAATCCTCAAAATTTGACTATTGGCATATTGCCCACATGTTATGCCAGATCGATCGACGTAGCTAATACAGTTATATTCGGTATTGGAAATGCATTCGTTAACATAGGTGCAATAGTTGTCATTTTAATCATTCTTTACAACGTGAGACAGAAATTTACCGCTATTGGTCGTTCAGaatatctttatttttttcagttgaGTTTACTTTTGACCATTTTCACCTTGATCGTCGATACGGGTGCATCTCCTCCCGGCTCACGATCATATCCTTACTTCGTTTCCATTCAAATCGGAGTCGCAAGCGCTTGTTGTTACACTTTACTGATAAATGGTTTCCTCGGCTTCAGACTTTGGGAAGATGGCACCATGAAATCTATGTTACTCATACGTGGAGCATCAGTTATTGGATTTATTGCGAACTTTTTAGCCGCCATTTTTACCTTCAAGTCATGGATTGCAAGAGGCTCCATTCATGAAATGAATACTGTAGGGCTTTTTGTCATGATGTATATCATAAATGCAATAATTTTGGGTATTTATACTATTTGTCAATTGATAATATCGTTATTTGTTGTGCGAAATTTCTGGGTTACAGGAGCTATCTTATTGGGTgtattcttcttcgtcgTGGGCCAAATAGTTGTTTTTGCCGTCTCAGACCTTGTTTGCAAAAGCGCAAATCACTACATCGATGGTTTATTTATTGGTAGCATTTGCAATCTTTTCACACTGATGATGGTTTATAAAATATGGGATATGACGACAGACGACGATTTAGAGTTTAGCGTCAGCgtaaataaaaaaggaGACGTCATGTATGGGGAGAACTATTAA
- the YGP1 gene encoding Ygp1p (similar to Saccharomyces cerevisiae SPS100 (YHR139C) and YGP1 (YNL160W); ancestral locus Anc_2.98), whose amino-acid sequence MKFSSVFGVLTACATVLAGPIYKRDLPSLFSTAANSTGGVLWNSSNLSNHSNNSNGTVPGGVEPKLQVFITGGYYDIYSNQSEFESVDFVTVSNTTSSLNLTELYQLGSLVNQSLESDEYYGVVIVSSAASIESLTFFSSVVFDTDKTVVISEDVITGLWVATDPDSATRGPISIGYETGLIYSGVAATPIGITTVEGPVWFLDASKPYLVSDDSSIRSEYSNFTTVQSNLTSSPVVPVIYDGDFSPDLISSLSSSLDGLVVVVTSVAANSSTSSLSSDTLPVVYAQSSSGLGYVLDDEIPETAISAGYLTPTQAQLLLSIAIVNGVTNPDDIYDVFP is encoded by the coding sequence atgaagtTTTCATCTGTTTTCGGTGTGTTGACCGCTTGTGCCACCGTCTTAGCTGGTCCAATTTACAAACGTGATTTGCCATCACTTTTCAGTACTGCCGCCAACAGCACTGGTGGTGTGTTATGGAACTCCAGTAACCTCTCGAACCATTCCAACAACTCCAACGGCACCGTTCCAGGTGGCGTCGAACCTAAATTGCAGGTCTTCATCACTGGTGGCTACTATGACATTTACTCGAACCAAAGTGAGTTCGAGTCTGTCGATTTTGTTACCGTTTCCAATACTACCTCGTCTTTGAACTTGACCGAACTGTACCAGTTGGGCTCTTTGGTCAACCAAAGTTTGGAGAGCGATGAGTACTATGGTGTCGTTATTGTGTCGAGCGCTGCCTCGATCGAAAGTTTGACTTTCTTCTCGTCAGTCGTTTTCGACACCGACAAGACCGTGGTCATCAGTGAGGATGTTATCACCGGTTTGTGGGTTGCTACCGACCCAGACAGTGCTACACGCGGTCCTATCTCCATCGGCTACGAGACCGGCTTGATCTACTCTGGTGTTGCCGCTACTCCAATTGGTATCACCACTGTGGAAGGCCCTGTATGGTTCTTGGACGCCTCGAAACCATACTTGGTCAGCGACGATTCTAGCATCAGATCCGAGTATTCCAACTTCACCACCGTTCAATCTAATTTGACCTCTTCGCCAGTGGTTCCTGTCATCTACGACGGTGACTTCTCTCCTGATTTGATCAGCTCTTTGAGCTCTTCCTTGGACGGTTTGGTCGTCGTTGTCACCAGCGTTGCAGCAAACTCTAGCACCTCGTCCTTGTCCAGTGACACTTTGCCGGTCGTTTACGCACAGTCCAGCTCCGGATTGGGCTACGTCCTCGATGACGAGATCCCAGAGACCGCTATTTCTGCAGGTTACTTGACGCCAACTCAAGCACAGCTATTACTCTCCATCGCCATCGTCAATGGTGTCACCAATCCAGATGATATCTACGATGTGTTCCCATGA
- the RPL42A gene encoding 60S ribosomal protein eL42 (similar to Saccharomyces cerevisiae RPL42B (YHR141C) and RPL42A (YNL162W); ancestral locus Anc_2.95), with translation MVNVPKTRRTYCKGKECRSHQQHKVTQYKAGKASLFAQGKRRYDRKQSGFGGQTKQIFHKKAKTTKKVVLRLECVKCKTKSQLSLKRCKHFELGGERKQKGQALQF, from the exons ATGG TTAACGTTCCAAAGACCAGAAGGACCTATTGTAAAGGTAAAGAATGCCGTAGTCACCAACAGCACAAGGTTACCCAATACAAAGCTGGTAAGGCTTCCTTGTTTGCTCAAGGTAAGAGACGTTATGACCGTAAACAATCCGGTTTCGGTGGTCAAACCAAGCAAATTTTCCACAAAAAGGCAAAGACTACCAAGAAAGTTGTCTTGAGATTGGAATGTGTTAAATGTAAGACCAAGTCTCAACTATCCTTGAAGAGATGTAAGCACTTTGAATTGGGtggtgaaagaaaacaaaaggGTCAAGCTCTACAATTTTAA